A single Osmerus mordax isolate fOsmMor3 chromosome 9, fOsmMor3.pri, whole genome shotgun sequence DNA region contains:
- the mthfd1b gene encoding C-1-tetrahydrofolate synthase, cytoplasmic: MPAQIISGKEVSAQVRERLKKDVEQMKKQDPNFRPGLVVLQVGDRDDSNLYISMKLKAAAEIGINATHLRLPKSATEDEVLHSITEVNENSSVHGLIVQLPLDSVHKIDTEKVTNAVAPEKDVDGLTSVNAGKLSRGDMGDCFLPCTPNGCMELIKQTGVSVAGKKAVVIGRSKIVGAPMHDLLLWNHATVTTCHSKTADLAAEVGKADILVVGIGKAEMVKGEWLKKGALVIDCGINHIPDETKASGKRVVGDVHYPSAKEQAGFITPVPGGVGPMTVAMLMANTVLGAKRFLESHQPGKWNMSYTKLNLQKSVPSDIVISRSCVPKPIERLAREVGLLADEVELYGTTKAKVQLSTIKRLQAQADGKYVVVTGITPTPLGEGKSTTTVGLVQALGAHLKLNVFACVRQPSQGPTFGIKGGAAGGGYSQVIPMEEFNLHLTGDIHAITAANNLVAAAVDARMFHENTQSDKALFNRLVPLSGGQRTFSPIQINRLKKLGIEKTDPLTLTDEEVTLFSRLDMDPATITWHRVLDTNDRFLRKITIGQAPTEKGFTREAQFDITVASEIMAVLALTSSLEDMRSRLARMVVATSRRGQPITTEDLGVSGALTVLMRDAIKPNLMQTLEGTPVFVHAGPFANIAHGNSSILADKIALKLVGPDGFVVTEAGFGADIGMEKFFNIKCRYSGLRPHVVVLVATVRALKMHGGGPLVTAGMALPQEYVEENLELVERGCSNMRKQVENARAFGVPVVVAVNAFKTDTESELDLICSLAKDAGAFDAVRCSHWAEGGAGAVELGRAVQRASEAPSSFKFLYDVELPIADKIRIIAQKIYGADDIELLPDAQHKVELYTKQGFGNLPICMAKTHLSLSHEADKKGVPTGFVLPIRDIRASVGAGFLYPLVGTMPTIPGLPTRPCFYDIDLDPETEQISGLF, encoded by the exons ATGCCAGCCCAAATAATTAGCGGCAAAGAAGTTTCAGC ccaggtgagagagaggctgaagaaGGATGTGGAACAGATGAAGAAGCAGGACCCCAACTTCAGACCAGGCCTGGTCGTGCTACAG gtgggagacagagatgatTCCAATCTCTACATCAGCATGAAGCTGAAAGCTGCAGCTGAG ATCGGGATAAATGCTACCCACCTGAGACTCCCGAAGTCTGCCACAGAGGACGAG GTCCTGCACAGCATCACTGAGGTCAACGAGAACTCCTCGGTCCACGGGCTCATCGTCCAGCTGCCCCTGGACTCCGTCCACAAGATAGACACAGAGAAGGTGACCAACGCCGTGGCCCCGGAGAAGGATGTGGACGG TCTGACCAGCGTGAATGCAGGGAAGCTGTCCCGCGGAGACATGGGAGACTGCTTCCTCCCCTGCACCCCCAACGGCTGCATGGAGCTGATCAAACAGACGG GTGTGTCCGTGGCAGGGAAGAAGGCCGTAGTGATTGGTCGCAGCAAGATTGTGGGCGCGCCCATGCATGACCTTCTGCTGTGGAACCATGCAACTGTGACCACCTGTCACTCAAAGACAGCTGACCTTGCTGCAGAG GTGGGAAAAGCAGACATCTTGGTTGTTGGGATCGGGAAAGCAGAGATGGTGAAGGGTGAATGGTTGAAGAAGGGAGCCTTGGTCATAGACTGTGGAATCAACCATATCCCAG ATGAGACCAAGGCCAGTGGGAAGCGAGTGGTGGGGGACGTCCACTACCCCTCAGCCAAGGAGCAGGCTGGGTTCATCACCCCCGTCCCTGGAGGAGTGGGGCCCATGACTGTGGCCATGCTCATGGCG AACACGGTTCTAGGGGCCAAGCGGTTCCTGGAAAGCCACCAGCCAGGGAAGTGGAACATGTCCTACACCAAACTGAACCTCCAGAAATCTGTGCCAAG TGACATCGTGATCTCCCGCTCCTGCGTGCCCAAGCCCATCGAGCGGCTGGCCCGGGAGGTGGGGCTGCTGGCGGACGAGGTGGAGCTGTACGGGACCACCAAGGCCAAGGTGCAGCTGAGCACCATCAAGCGCCTGCAGGCACAGGCTGATGGGAAATATGTGGTGGTTACTGG CATCACCCCCACGCCCCTGGGAGAGGGCAAGAGCACCACCACGGTGGGCCTGGTCCAGGCTCTCGGAGCCCACCTGAAGCTCAACGTCTTCGCCTGCGTCCGCCAGCCGTCCCAAGGACCCACCTTCGGGATCAAAG GCGGGGCAGCTGGGGGCGGGTACTCCCAAGTCATCCCTATGGAGGAG tttAACCTCCATCTCACGGGTGACATCCATGCCATCACGGCTGCCAACAACCTCGTGGCGGCCGCCGTAGACGCTCGCATGTTCCACGAGAACACGCAGTCCGACAAG gctCTGTTCAACCGCCTGGTTCCTCTCTCTGGAGGCCAGAGAACTTTCTCCCCCATCCAGATCAACAGACTCAAG AAACTGGGCATTGAAAAGACCGACCCCCTGACCCTGACAGATGAGGAAGTCACCCTGTTCTCCCGTCTGGACATGGACCCTGCCACCATCACCTGGCATAGAG ttttGGACACCAATGACCGCTTCCTGAGGAAGATCACGATTGGCCAAGCCCCGACGGAGAAGGGCTTCACCCGAGag GCCCAGTTTGACATCACGGTGGCCAGTGAGATCATGGCGGTGCTGGCTCTCAccagcagcctggaggacatGAGGAGCCGCCTGGCCAGGATGGTGGTGGCCACCAGCCGCAGGGGACAGCCAATCACCACCGAGGACCTG GGTGTGAGTGGGGCCTTGACTGTCCTGATGAGGGATGCCATCAAGCCCAACCTGATGCAGACTCTGGAG GGAACGCCTGTGTTCGTACACGCTGGACCATTCGCCAACATCGCCCACGGCAACTCCTCCATCCTGGCCGACAAGATCGCCCTGAAGCTGGTGGGCCCAGACGGCTTCGTAG TGACGGAGGCAGGCTTCGGGGCGGACATCGGCATGGAGAAGTTTTTCAACATCAAGTGCCGCTACTCCGGGCTGAGGCCCCatgtggtggtgctggtggccaCGGTGCGAGCCCTGAAGATGCACGGAGGAGGACCACTG GTCACAGCTGGGATGGCTCTTCCTCAGGAGTATGTGGAGGAG AAcctggagctggtggagagGGGCTGCAGCAACATGAGGAAGCAGGTGGAGAACGCTCGGGCCTTCGGTGTTCCCGTGGTTGTGGCCGTCAACGCCTTCAA GACGGACACAGAGTCTGAGCTGGACCTGATCTGCAGCCTGGCAAAGGATGCTGGTGCCTTCGACGCGGTGCGCTGCTCCCACTGGGCCGAGGGGGGCGCCGGGGCGGTGGAGCTGGGCCGGGCCGTCCAGAGGGCCTCCGAGGCACCTAGCAGCTTCAAGTTCCTCTACGACGTCGAG CTTCCCATCGCAGACAAGATTCGAATCATCGCTCAGAAGATCTACGGGGCTGATGATATTGAGCTGCTGCCCGATGCCCAGCACAAGGTGGAGCTGTACACCAAGCAG gGCTTTGGTAACCTTCCCATCTGCATGGCAAAGACgcacctctccctttctcacgaGGCAGACAAGAAGGGCGTGCCGACAGGTTTTGTCCTGCCCATCAGAGACATCCGTGCCAGCGTAGGGGCGGGCTTCCTCTACCCTCTGGTTGGCACG ATGCCCACGATTCCAGGGCTGCCAACGAGACCCTGTTTCTACGACATCGACCTGGACCCTGAAACTGAGCAGATCAGTGGACTCTTTTAA